In the genome of Angustibacter sp. Root456, one region contains:
- a CDS encoding dipeptidase, giving the protein MTSAQPPATSLPSDRLAELREAVAREMPGVRRDLEALVRIPSVSERAFDQAHVAASATAVADLLRAAGLRDVDVIDEGGAPAVVGHLDGPEAAPTVLLYAHHDVQPPGQDADWTSAPFEPTERDGRLYGRGAADDKAGVMAHLAAIRAHGGRPPVNLTVFVEGEEESGSPSLGRILEAHRDRLAADVLVLADSTNWKIGVPALTTSLRGLVEAYVEVRTLDHAVHSGMYGGAAVDAVTALIRLLSTLHDDAGDVAVQGLVSSEAADLDLTEDQLRADAGVLDGVSLIGTGSLTSRLWTKPALTVVGFDATPTDKASNTLAAQAKAKISMRVAPGQDADEAYDLLARHLREHAPWNVQVDVRVRETGQPFKADVEGPAYDAARAAFADAWGVEPVDMGIGGSIPFIADFAAIYPDAAILVTGVEDPDTRAHGANESLHLGEFERVCVAEAVLLERLGSLPR; this is encoded by the coding sequence ATGACCAGCGCACAACCCCCGGCCACGAGCCTGCCCAGCGACCGTCTCGCCGAACTCCGCGAGGCGGTCGCCCGCGAGATGCCCGGCGTCCGCCGCGATCTCGAGGCTCTGGTGCGCATCCCGAGCGTGTCCGAGCGTGCCTTCGACCAGGCCCACGTCGCGGCGAGCGCCACGGCCGTCGCCGACCTGCTGCGCGCTGCCGGACTGCGCGACGTCGACGTCATCGACGAGGGAGGCGCGCCCGCTGTCGTCGGTCACCTCGACGGGCCCGAGGCAGCGCCGACCGTGCTGCTCTACGCCCACCACGACGTCCAGCCGCCCGGCCAGGACGCCGACTGGACGTCCGCGCCGTTCGAGCCCACCGAGCGTGACGGCCGTCTCTACGGTCGCGGTGCCGCTGACGACAAGGCGGGCGTGATGGCTCACCTCGCGGCGATCCGGGCTCACGGCGGGCGACCCCCGGTGAACCTCACGGTCTTCGTCGAGGGCGAGGAGGAGTCGGGTTCGCCGTCCCTCGGCCGCATCCTCGAGGCCCACCGCGACCGGCTCGCCGCCGACGTCCTGGTGCTCGCCGACTCCACCAACTGGAAGATCGGCGTGCCCGCGCTCACCACCAGCCTGCGCGGCCTCGTCGAGGCGTACGTCGAGGTGCGCACGCTCGACCACGCGGTGCACAGCGGCATGTACGGCGGCGCCGCCGTCGATGCCGTGACGGCCCTGATCCGGCTGCTGTCGACGTTGCACGACGACGCCGGAGACGTTGCGGTGCAAGGACTCGTGAGCAGTGAGGCAGCCGACCTCGACCTCACCGAGGACCAGCTGCGCGCGGACGCCGGGGTGCTCGACGGCGTGTCGCTCATCGGCACCGGCAGCCTGACCTCGCGGCTGTGGACCAAGCCGGCTCTGACCGTGGTCGGCTTCGATGCCACACCGACCGACAAGGCGTCCAACACCCTTGCGGCGCAGGCGAAGGCGAAGATCTCGATGCGCGTGGCTCCGGGGCAGGACGCCGACGAGGCCTACGATCTGCTCGCGCGGCACCTGCGCGAGCACGCACCGTGGAACGTGCAGGTCGACGTCCGGGTGCGCGAGACCGGCCAGCCCTTCAAGGCCGACGTCGAGGGGCCTGCGTACGACGCCGCCCGCGCTGCGTTCGCCGACGCCTGGGGCGTCGAACCGGTCGACATGGGCATCGGCGGGTCGATCCCGTTCATCGCCGACTTCGCCGCGATCTACCCCGACGCCGCGATCCTCGTCACCGGCGTCGAGGATCCCGACACCCGGGCCCACGGCGCGAACGAGAGCCTGCACCTCGGGGAGTTCGAGCGCGTGTGCGTCGCCGAAGCGGTGCTGCTGGAGCGCCTGGGCTCACTCCCGCGCTGA
- a CDS encoding cation diffusion facilitator family transporter, with protein sequence MSEDQADHPDGESGGGQGGGGEGGGGESTGTVIVALLANAGIAVAKGVAAVVSGSASMAAETGHSIADTANEVLLLVALKRSERPADRHRPFGYGAERFFWAFVAAVSIFVSGAVFAGMAGIRQLLSGGEESGGLVLSSIVLGVSFLLEGVSWLRAVKGVRAQTREEHKSFREVLRSTDDPTIKTVFYEDSAALIGILLAFGGVYGHHLTGSSWPDAVASLLIAALLAFIAFLLARTNKNLLVGSAADPRLVGAIARWLVEREEVDAVVDLLTERMGTDQVLVCARLDYADGLDAQQVEQSTVEMNRALRREFGDVVEVFLEPVPRHDERLRERVARRYGEGAFDRLNRPGAPPR encoded by the coding sequence GTGAGCGAGGACCAAGCAGACCATCCGGACGGCGAAAGCGGCGGCGGCCAAGGCGGCGGCGGCGAAGGCGGCGGCGGTGAGAGCACCGGCACCGTCATCGTCGCCCTGCTCGCCAACGCCGGGATCGCCGTCGCCAAGGGAGTGGCGGCGGTGGTGTCCGGCTCGGCGTCGATGGCCGCCGAGACGGGCCACTCGATCGCCGACACCGCCAACGAGGTGCTGCTGCTCGTGGCGCTCAAACGCAGCGAGCGACCCGCCGACCGTCACCGGCCGTTCGGCTACGGCGCGGAGCGGTTCTTCTGGGCGTTCGTGGCGGCCGTGTCGATCTTCGTGTCCGGCGCGGTGTTCGCTGGCATGGCGGGGATCCGCCAGCTCCTCAGCGGCGGAGAGGAGTCCGGCGGCCTGGTGCTGTCGTCGATCGTGCTGGGCGTGAGCTTCCTGCTCGAGGGGGTCAGCTGGCTACGAGCGGTGAAGGGCGTGCGCGCTCAGACCCGCGAGGAGCACAAGAGCTTTCGCGAGGTACTGCGCTCCACCGACGACCCCACGATCAAGACCGTCTTCTACGAGGACTCGGCGGCCCTCATCGGCATCCTGCTGGCCTTCGGTGGCGTGTACGGCCACCACCTCACAGGGTCCTCGTGGCCGGACGCCGTGGCGTCCTTGCTCATCGCCGCGCTGCTCGCCTTCATCGCGTTCCTGCTGGCGCGCACCAACAAGAACCTGCTCGTGGGGAGTGCCGCAGATCCTCGACTGGTGGGGGCCATCGCACGCTGGCTCGTCGAGCGCGAGGAGGTCGACGCGGTCGTCGACCTGCTGACCGAGCGGATGGGCACCGACCAGGTGCTGGTGTGCGCGCGGCTGGACTACGCCGACGGCTTGGACGCCCAGCAGGTGGAGCAGTCGACGGTCGAGATGAACCGCGCCCTGCGCCGCGAGTTCGGCGACGTCGTCGAGGTCTTCCTCGAGCCGGTGCCCCGCCACGACGAGCGGCTGCGCGAGCGAGTGGCGCGCCGGTACGGCGAGGGCGCCTTCGACCGACTGAACAGACCGGGTGCACCACCCAGGTAG
- a CDS encoding DUF3043 domain-containing protein encodes MFGRRKTTAETTAVEQSSARPEGPGKNRPTPKRKEAEAARKQPLVPSARAKGSGGSKAARQAAREERVRARERMMLGDERYLMVRDRGPVRRFARDYVDARWNLGELLLPVMVIVLALSFVGSGLQKTNPALYGGTLAVTYTLVVMSAADAFLMGQRLKRAVREKFGADTDTKGLTWYAVMRAFQIRRTRVPRPTVKRGEHPV; translated from the coding sequence GTGTTCGGACGCCGCAAGACCACCGCCGAGACCACTGCCGTCGAGCAGTCGTCCGCCCGCCCGGAGGGGCCGGGCAAGAACCGCCCGACGCCCAAGCGCAAGGAGGCCGAGGCGGCGCGCAAGCAGCCGCTCGTTCCCTCGGCTCGCGCCAAGGGCTCAGGGGGGTCCAAGGCGGCTCGTCAGGCGGCGCGCGAGGAGCGGGTCAGGGCCCGCGAGCGGATGATGCTCGGTGACGAGCGCTACCTCATGGTGCGCGACCGCGGGCCGGTGCGGCGGTTCGCCCGCGACTACGTCGACGCGCGCTGGAACCTCGGCGAGCTGCTGCTGCCCGTGATGGTCATCGTGCTGGCGCTGTCGTTCGTGGGGTCGGGCCTGCAGAAGACCAACCCCGCGCTGTACGGCGGCACGCTGGCCGTCACGTACACCCTGGTCGTGATGTCGGCCGCCGACGCCTTCCTCATGGGCCAGCGCCTGAAGCGGGCGGTGCGCGAGAAGTTCGGCGCCGACACCGACACCAAGGGGCTGACCTGGTACGCCGTGATGCGGGCGTTCCAGATCCGCCGCACGCGCGTGCCGCGGCCGACGGTCAAGCGTGGCGAGCACCCGGTCTGA